The genome window TCATTTCGCAACTGTTGTGCGTGTATGATTAGCTTCATAGGTATGGTCTGGAATTCAGGACTTTATTCATATAAGAACAACTTAACGAGTCAGAGAACAGCAGGAATATGACAAAGACTATTTTTGTACGCCCTTGGTCCTGTTTTGTTCATTTATCGTTTACAACCTCTTGTCAGATGCTATTATATTGCTAACATTTGATGGGACAATGGCTGTTATCCGAATAAGCTCGTACCCATACATGATGAGCATAACGACATGAGTCTTTTGCGTAAATCATGCGGTTGTTATGAATTGTATAATGCATAAGGCTAACATTTGAACTCAGGAGGCGTTTTAGAGATGAAAAGCAAAAAGTGGTTGATTACTGCAAGTGTATTCGGCATGGTGTTGACCGGTTCGGCAGGCGTATATGCAGGTACACAACTGGAGACGATCAAAGCTTATCTGAACCATGGGCTCGCCATCGAAGTGAACGGACAGAAATTCACACCGACAGGTGACCAGGGCAAGAAACTTGCGCCAATTACATACCAGGGAAGTACCTATCTCCCCGTTCGTTCGATTGCGGATGCGTTGAAAACCGAAGTAAAGTATGATTCCCAGAACAATAAAGTAAGCATCGGCTCCTCAAGTTCCTCCGGTGGGTCGACATCCACAGGTAACAGCGGATCAACCTCACCCTCAACAGGTACTAACACACAGGCTGTAGGTGTGAAGTCCAAGTATCTGCCAGCAGATTTCCCATTACCGAAGGATGCGAAGGCGACAAGTCTCGTTGAGAACATCATGGATGGCAACAAAAAAGTGGTGCTCACGTACACAACAAAAGAAACGTTGCTAACCGTTGGAACCTCCTACAAAGACTACTATCAGACCAAAAACTTGACTCAGAATACTCAGGATATACAGGAAGATGGCTTCAGCATTGTGGGTCGTGAAGATGGTAAATATGCCGTAACGATCACGGGTTCTGTGTCTGCAACCAACAAGGACCTGAATGAAGTTACCGTGGTATGGGGCGAAGAGTAAGCGACGAATATAACCACATGTCCTCATACTACCCTGCTTGAGTCGTTCAAAGTATAGTGATCCGTATTCTTCTATTATTCAAAAGGTAACGCCAAAAGCCGCCCGTTGAAATCGAAACAGATTTCTGCGGGCGGCTTTTATGTTTAATTCATATCTGGTTCTATGCATGGAACTGACAGTCCGTTACAGGTACTCGTTAAACCAACCGGCAATATGCTCCAGACGGCGTACCCTCAAGTGGGGATGACCTCCGCGAGACAATTCGTGGTTGGCCCCTGGGAAACGAACGAGACGAGTCGTCTGCTTGCGGCGTTTCAACGCAATGAATAATTGCTCGGCCTGTTCAATCGGACACCGCAGATCCTGTTCACCATGCAAAATGAGCAGCGGAGTACTTACGTTGCCGACATAAGCGAGCGGGGAATGTTTCCACAGTTTTTCCGTGTCATCCCACGCGTTGCCGCCAATCTGATCTTCCGTGAAGAAATAGCCAATGTCACTGACGCCGTAGAAAGATAACCAGTTGGAGATGGAACGTTGAGTAACAGCAGCCTTGAAGCGATCGGTGTGCCCAACAATCCAATTGGTCATGAAGCCACCATAACTGCCACCGGTTACGCCCAGTCTGGACTCATCGATAAACTCATACTGGGACAGGGCATAATCTACGCTTTCCATAAGATCGCGATAGTCGCCACCGCCGTAATCGCCACGGCAGGCATCTACAAACTGCTGCCCGTATCCGAGCCCTCCGCGTGGATTGATGTATATAACAGCGTAGCCTTGTGCGGCGAGAATCTGAAATTCGTGCATAAAAGTAAAACCATACATCATGTGCGGGCCGCCATGAATCTCAAGAATGGTCGGGATTTTGACCCCGTCAACCATGCCACGAGGTTTCATGATCCACCCTTGCAGCCGCAGGCCATCCGAGGAATTGAACCAGAAGGTCTCTGGTGCACTAAGATGGATCTCATCCTCAAGCTGTGGATTGCTGCGGGTGAGCTGAATTGGTGCTACACCGGAATCTTCTGGCTGTTCATATATATAGAGGTCACCAGGACTTCGCGTATCGGCAACAGCGGCAACGATCTGTCCGTTTTCCAATTCGGCAAATTGATAAATCTCCCGTTCGTCAGGCAATATATACTCGGCACTGCTGCCGTCTTGTGCGAATTTGGCGATGCGTACACTACCGTGAATGGTTGCCAGACAGAAGATGGATGAACCATCCCGACTGAATACAGGTCCCGTGGTTGTCAGATGTGATCGCATGTCACCAACAATGCTGTGATTCAGCTGTACGTCCCAATCCGTGCTTAGACATACAGGTTCACCACCTGATATAGGAAGGGTATATAGCTTCGTAAGCGTGGCATTTCCATAAGAACGGTCACTGGCGAGCAGGGCCAGGGATTGTCCACCCGGTGCAAATGTCAGTCGGCTGAATGTATATCCTTCCGGGGTCAACTGCTGCACATCCGAACCGTCTGCCTTGGCAAGGTATACATGATTGGTCAGGGTGTAATCGTTGTGTTCCTCACCTGCTTCGGGCATCTGTGCAATCCATGCGATGGATGTTCCGTCCGGGGACCAAACGTAGTCTCCAACGTCATAGTGACCCGTAGTTACAGGAATGGCTTCCGCATCAATGGGTGCAAGAGCAAAGAGATGGGATCGTTTTCCGTCCCACAATCCGCCAGCATCCGATTTCATGCGAATGCGGTCCACAACATGTTCTTGCGGCAGTTTATGGTCATCGTCGTTAGAATCGGTACGTTTTGATTCGTCTTCTCCGCTTATATCCACGGATGATTTCACAAGTAGGGTATGGCCATCTGGTGACCAGAGCAAGGAGCTGACACCATGTTTCAGGTGACTGATCTGCTGTGCTTCTCCGCCATCTGTTGCGATAATCCACACCTGGGGTTTCCCATCAACCTCTCGTAAAAAGGCAAGCTGGGACCCATCCGGTGACCAGGCAGGGGAATGATCCTTCTCTCCAGAGGTAAAGGGCCTGTCCTTCTGACTCCCCAGATGCAGCAGTCTCAGGTGAGAACAATAACCGTCACGTGCTTCATTCGTTTTCCAGCTTACATATACCAGTTGTCCGCCTTGAGGAGACGGAGTTGGATCGTTAACCCATGTAATCTGATAAAGATCTTCCGATGTTATGCCGCGCTGACTCATCATTGTTTGTCCTCCCACCATGAATTAGAATTGGCTATTTTCCTAACCTTTCCATTTATATTAACGGAAAGCAAGGGACAGGACAATATGACCAAGGATGGGAGGGGAGACTTTTATAACAGCGATCGGAAGGTTGTTCTGTCATCGGAGTGACCCATGTAAAAATTCTTTAGTTCAATTCATATAAGTGTGTTAAAGGAATTGCTCGAAAGATGACGAATCCTAATGTTGAATAACCGCAGAAATGACGAAAAATGGTCTTAATTCAATGTTTAACATTGGTGAATTTGGTTTAATGTACAATGCAATTCCTGTTCTACATTTAAGTACTTGGTTCATAGCCATTCGTTTATATAGAACGCGTAAGATTCAGTCGTAATGAAGGAGGAACGTCACGTTGAGCACATCCTATGAACAGCATGTAGAATATCCAAACCGGAAACGATTGGCGTGGCTTACGGCGGGGGCGGCACTTTTTGTGGCAGCCGGATTTTTTTTGATTTTTGATCGTTCTTCAGTTACGAATGATTCCATCCTCTCGGGGGTGATTGGAATACTATCCATTTTGTTTTTTGGGCTATGTTTTTGCTACAGTCTGGTAAAGATGATTAAGAAGGAACCTTCTTTTGTGATCAATGAGGATGGGTTTGTAGATGCATCTTCTTATACCGCAGGAGGGGCAGTGGTCTGGAAAGACGTTGAGAATATTTTTATGTATGAATTGATGGGACAGAAAATGATCGGGGTTAAATTGCGGGACGAGAAAGCCTTTCTGGATCGTCAGAATGGGATGAAACGCAAATTGATGACGGTCAACAGCAATATGGTCGATGCGACCATCAGCGTTGCCCAGAGTAGCCTTACCATGCCACTGGATCAGTTGTATATCATGATGATGAGGCACTGGAGACATGTAAGTGATGGCATGATTTATGATTCGTATAGTCATCGTTAGAGAGGTCACAATGTCCATAAAGTCTTCAGAATGGAGGAATATATATGATGCATGGTGATCAGACACGCACGATTCTGCTTCCAGATGGAACTGTCCTGCCCGCGATCGGACAAGGCACGTGGTACATGGGAGAGAAGCAATCCAGCCAGGAAGAAGAAGTACGGGCATTGCGTTCCGGTATTGAACTGGGAATGACCGTGATTGATACGGCAGAGATGTATGCAGAGGGTGGGGCAGAAGTTGTTACGGGAAAGGCTATCTCAGGCCTTCGTGATGAAGTCTTTCTCGTATCAAAAGTGTATCCCCATCATGCAGATCGCAAGCAGATGATCACGGCCTGTGAGCGCTCTCTCAAGCGATTGGGAACAGATCGTCTGGACCTGTATTTGCTCCACTGGCGTGGAGGTGTACCGCTCGAAGAGACGGTTCAGGCTTTGGAACAATTGAAACAGTCCGGTAAAATCCTGCGATGGGGTGTCTCGAATCTGGACACAAGGGATATGCAGGAATTATGGAGTTTGCCAGAGGGTTCTCAGTGCATGGTGAATCAGGTACTGTACAATGCAACTTCGCGTGGTATTGAACATGATTTGCTCCCCTGGATGCGGGAACGTAGCGTTCCTGTTATGGCATATTGTCCACTGGCTCAGGGGGGCAGACTTCGGAGTGAATTGTTGGAGCATCCGGTCATTCAGGAGATTGCGCAGGATCGAGGAGTTACGACTTCTCAGATCGCATTAGCCTGGGTGATCCGGGACGGAGATGTGCTGGCGATTCCCAAGGCGGTACAGCTGAATCATGTGGCAGACAATGCAGCAGCAGTGAATATCGTTTTGACACAAGAGGAACGGACCCGATTGGATGAGGCTTTCCCTGCACCTAAAGGCAAGGTACCTTTAGACATCGTGTAGATGGTATCTTTGAACGATAAGCATGTGAGTAAGGTGAAAATACGAATATTGAGCGATGCAGGGCAGATCTATACGATCTGCTCTTTTTTGTATGTGCACAGAAATCGGAAGCATTCCATCAACGAAGCGAATATATATTTTGACAAATGGGCTTTACAACACTATATTACTAGTGTACTATGTAACTAACACACCAGTACAGAGAGGAGCGAGTGCTTTGTGACTATGGAATTTGATAACAACTTACCAATATATCTGCAGATTATGCAGTACATCAAGAGACAGATTGTAACCGGGACACTTCAGGCAGGTGACAAAATCCCTTCGGTTCGTGAACTGGCGGCTGAATTACAGATCAATCCCAATACAGTACAACGGACATTTCAGGAACTGGAGCGAGAAGAAGTGGTCGAAACCAAACGGGGCTTGGGCAGATACGTGACAAGTGAGGAGCGGAAGATTATGACGATCAAAAAAGAGATGGCCAGTGAGTTGCTGGAACGCTTTCTGACCGGAATGCAGGAACTGGGGATTGAAGAGCAGGATATTTTATCCATCGTAGCCGATGCCGTTGCGGAAGGAAAGGGAGGAACAACGCATGAGTAACATCCTTGAACTGAACCAGATTAACAAGACTTATGGCAATAAGAGAGCGCTCAGTAATATCACATTGGATATTGCTCCTGGCCGAATTGTTGGCCTGCTGGGTAGCAACGGCAGTGGCAAAAGCACACTCATGAAACTGGTTGCAGGTTTGCTGCATCCTACTAGCGGAACGATTCAAGTGACAGGTAAGCCTGTTGGGCTGGATACGAAGTCATTGGTTTCATTTATGCCGGATCGCCCATTAACCGAGAAGTGGATGAGAGTGCGGGATGCGATTGCGTACTACCGTGATTTCTATGCTGATTTTGACGAGGAGAAGGCACGGGAGATGCTCTATTTCATGAATCTTGTGGAGAGTGATCGGGTGCGGCATCTATCCAAAGGGATGAATGAACGACTGCAACTAACACTGGCGCTATCCCGAAAGGCTCGTCTATATCTGTTGGATGAACCGATTGGCGGAGTAGATCCGGTTGCGCGTGGCAAGATTCTGGATGCGATCGTCAAATTCTATGATGAAGACAGCAGTCTGATCATCTCCACACATCTGGTGAATGATATCGAACGGATTTTTGATGAAGTGGTCTTCATTCGTGAAGGTCAACTGGTGATGCGGGAAGAAGTGGAAACGCTCCGTCTGAAATATGGGAAAAGTGTGGATGAGATGTTCAAGGAGGTCTATGCGGAATGATGACATTATTGAAGTATGACTTTAGAAGGAACTGGAATACACTGCTGGCGGGGCTCGTTATTTTGATTATTGCGCAAGTGGCGCTATCCCTTTTCATGTCTGAGGTCACAGGGGTTGTGCTTGGCATTATGGGTTATGTTGGAGTAGGTGTGGCTATTTATGTGAAAATGATCAAAACATACACGTCCAATATCCGCTCTTATAATCGCCGTCTTTTACCCGTAACAGGCCTATCGCATGTGTTGTCTCCTTTGATCTTTGGAGCTCTTTGCGGGCTGGGATTAGTCATTATATTTACGACCCATGCCTACATTTATATTTCAATGAAGCTCAGAATGAACATGGCTACCCATATTGATCTTTCGGGTCTGCATGTATCGGATTATGTTAGTTTGTTACTGTTTATCGCATGGGTTATCGTATTCATGACCGTGATCATCTTCCTTTCGATCTCGATTGCAGGCAGCTTCCGTTGGAGAACCGGACCGTGGATCGGAATCGTTGCATTCTTGGTCCTCGTTAATCTGATTGGCTGGTTGGAGAATATGATTATGACAGGACGCTTCAGTCCAAATGAGATGTTCCGTTACACCGAAAATAGTACAGGGATTTCAATCACAGCCAATGGCGTATTATGGTCTGATGGCATGTGGGGAAGCACTATATTCGAAGTGATCGTAGCAGTTGTCTTGGTGTGGGCTACCATTTACCTGAACAACAAAAAAGTTGAAGTCTAAGGACCGCGCTATAAGCAGGTTAGAATAAAACGACACGGGCGACGAGAGTTGCTCGTTTTGTCATACCGAGATTTCACTTTTTGAATCGCATCCCAATGAATACACGTAATTCTATATAAATAGAACTAGACATTTACACAAAACGGAGAGGACAGAAAGGACCTGAAGAAGCGGAGCGTTCGCCTTTATCACCGGATTTCCCCTCATAGAAGGAATCAAAAAAATCTGGGGATAACAGCGATCGGAAGGTTGTTCTGTCATCGGAGTGTACAGTGTAAATATTCTTTAGTTCAATATATATATATATAGCGTATTCATAGGTTGCTAAACCCGGTTAAAGAGAACGAAAGGGGCCATGTAAGGGAAAGGAGAACGTAATATGGAGCTATACTTCAGGGATAATTTTTTTAATGCGGGTTACACCGAAATTATGAATTCGAATCAGGAACAGGCCGGACATCTGGATTTGAAAAGTGTTTTTGGCTCTTCGCTCGATGTATCCGATAACTCGGGATTGGTCTGTAGCGGCAAATTCCGCATGTTAACCAATCGTTGGGATATCACTGCAGCCGATGGGAGACATCTGGGCGTATTGCGAGCGAGGTTTAGTTTCTTCAGCAAAAAATATGAGTATGATGCAGGATCGCGCGGTATATACGATGTGTCTGCTCCCGCATTTTCGCAGGAATATGATATCAGTGGAAGTGGTGGACGCATCGTGGCAAGTTTCCGTCGCACCAGCGGCTGGTTTAGTTCAGGGGCATTTGTATTGGATAACCAGTCTGAACAACTGGACACATATGAATTAATTGCAGTCGTCATGGGTGTGCATGCGATCAACAAGAGACGAAATTCAGCTGCCAGCAGTGGCGGAACCTAGTTTAGGCTCATGAACAGTAAAAAGGTCTGGATGAGATCATCCAGACCTTTTTCATATGGGTTTATTTTTGGGCAAAAAATTAGGGTTAATCCACTCTTACGTAATCAATGACCATCGGCTTTTGCAAGCGGTTTTTCCTCATGTTGGCGGTGCTGAGCTTCATTGGAGTGTTCGGCATGGTTATCAGGCTCTTTTTCCGCATAACGGGCCAATGCCTTCGCAGCAGTCTCGGACATTCGCTCCCGCAACATTGGATGGTCAGCGATTCGAACCCGTTTGCCGAGAAAACGCATTTTGGATAAGACATAATCCATCTCATTTCGCGGGATGGTCAGCTCAATCCGATATGTCTGCTTGGCTTCCGTGTACTCGACCTGTTTCTCGAAGCATGAGAAAGCATAGAGGATTCGGGACAGCTCCTGATTGAACTCCGGCAACACTTCGATGGTGATCGTCGTTTTGCGCTTCTCCGTAATTGCAGCAATTCGGGCAGTATAGCGAGAAGCGGTATCCGGGTCAACCGGTTGGGCTTCCACGGCAACGATGCTGTGCAGCTTGGTAGACATGAGTTTGTCGAAGCGAGGTGCGTACCAGAGCACATACCATTCTTTTTTGACCATGGAATACTCCAGTTTATACGGGAAACCAAATTCATCATGGCTTGTGCGTCCATTGCGGCCGCGGCCTGTCATTCGAAATCCCTGATGATGCAGAATGATTAGCCGTAACGGTCTAAGTAGTGGATGAGAGACACTGTTTTCCTCACTTTTGGCTTTTTCGGTCAGATAGTCCTGAAGATTCAGATCCTGCTCATCGTTCAGCATGTTGTGCATTTTATCCAATGTTACAGCGCTCAGGGCTTCTCTTGCGGCAGGGTGATTCAGCATCATGCGAAGCCAGGCCCGTTCCTGTGAGGTCCAGGTGAACAGTCCGGTTTCATTCAGTCGGGTCATCATCTGGTAATTGAACATCTTCTCGAACAGGTTCATAATATTCGGCAATCTCCTTCCATTCCTGGATCATCTCCTGGCGTAGCCTCTGCGGTTCAATAATTTCGCAGCTTGAGCCAAAACTCCGCAACCACGGTTTGATCTCGGTGGTACCGTTAACCTGGATTTCGTAGAGAAAGGAATGGTCCGTTTCGGGTATGATCTTGCCCCATTGACCTTGAAGACGAACCCGATCCAGAATGAAATTGCGCTGACCACGTCCCGGGTGGAAAAAGCGAGCTTGAACCGTCACGGTATTCCCTGTGTCTACGAGCCAACTGTAGCGACTGATGTCAGTCCACTGCTGCTTCAACTCGAGCATGTATTCCTCTTCGACTGAATCCTCTTCCTCCAGTTGGGTTATGCCTTCCATGCGGAATTTCACGAAGCCACGGCGGCCCTGAAATCCAATGACATACCAACGACCATACTGATGGTCATAGACCACTTCAAGGGGCACGATCCGGTTGGATCGCCCACCTGCTTCTCGCTCAAAGCGTGGATTTGTATTCTGTGAACTGTAGCTGGATGGTTTTTTCGGTGAATAGTATAGGAACTGCACACGCTTGCGCTGACGAATCGCACTAAGCAGCGTGTAGAGATGAGCTTCGTCCAGGATACGAGAATAATAGTGATACTTGTAGATAT of Paenibacillus sp. FSL R5-0517 contains these proteins:
- a CDS encoding stalk domain-containing protein, which codes for MKSKKWLITASVFGMVLTGSAGVYAGTQLETIKAYLNHGLAIEVNGQKFTPTGDQGKKLAPITYQGSTYLPVRSIADALKTEVKYDSQNNKVSIGSSSSSGGSTSTGNSGSTSPSTGTNTQAVGVKSKYLPADFPLPKDAKATSLVENIMDGNKKVVLTYTTKETLLTVGTSYKDYYQTKNLTQNTQDIQEDGFSIVGREDGKYAVTITGSVSATNKDLNEVTVVWGEE
- a CDS encoding S9 family peptidase: MMSQRGITSEDLYQITWVNDPTPSPQGGQLVYVSWKTNEARDGYCSHLRLLHLGSQKDRPFTSGEKDHSPAWSPDGSQLAFLREVDGKPQVWIIATDGGEAQQISHLKHGVSSLLWSPDGHTLLVKSSVDISGEDESKRTDSNDDDHKLPQEHVVDRIRMKSDAGGLWDGKRSHLFALAPIDAEAIPVTTGHYDVGDYVWSPDGTSIAWIAQMPEAGEEHNDYTLTNHVYLAKADGSDVQQLTPEGYTFSRLTFAPGGQSLALLASDRSYGNATLTKLYTLPISGGEPVCLSTDWDVQLNHSIVGDMRSHLTTTGPVFSRDGSSIFCLATIHGSVRIAKFAQDGSSAEYILPDEREIYQFAELENGQIVAAVADTRSPGDLYIYEQPEDSGVAPIQLTRSNPQLEDEIHLSAPETFWFNSSDGLRLQGWIMKPRGMVDGVKIPTILEIHGGPHMMYGFTFMHEFQILAAQGYAVIYINPRGGLGYGQQFVDACRGDYGGGDYRDLMESVDYALSQYEFIDESRLGVTGGSYGGFMTNWIVGHTDRFKAAVTQRSISNWLSFYGVSDIGYFFTEDQIGGNAWDDTEKLWKHSPLAYVGNVSTPLLILHGEQDLRCPIEQAEQLFIALKRRKQTTRLVRFPGANHELSRGGHPHLRVRRLEHIAGWFNEYL
- a CDS encoding GntR family transcriptional regulator, giving the protein MTMEFDNNLPIYLQIMQYIKRQIVTGTLQAGDKIPSVRELAAELQINPNTVQRTFQELEREEVVETKRGLGRYVTSEERKIMTIKKEMASELLERFLTGMQELGIEEQDILSIVADAVAEGKGGTTHE
- a CDS encoding WYL domain-containing protein yields the protein MAKESFDKEIQFLRMLSLTSGAYTRKQYAERLGISVHTFDKTNRRLKEIMQTVTDQRLGAEASREMADLVRFQYGESAEPMLLFLFRAKSMKETEVQRLSVLLHTLQNTALTAMELLDACCADLPEDLALPDEKTIRSDLKYLEEVGVIRKEPGGRPYRYALEQDVLTELTVEEQLELYDFVDIVANTQVPSVQGYLLRDSLKKAITASFPQEEATEPYIYKYHYYSRILDEAHLYTLLSAIRQRKRVQFLYYSPKKPSSYSSQNTNPRFEREAGGRSNRIVPLEVVYDHQYGRWYVIGFQGRRGFVKFRMEGITQLEEEDSVEEEYMLELKQQWTDISRYSWLVDTGNTVTVQARFFHPGRGQRNFILDRVRLQGQWGKIIPETDHSFLYEIQVNGTTEIKPWLRSFGSSCEIIEPQRLRQEMIQEWKEIAEYYEPVREDVQLPDDDPTE
- a CDS encoding STM3941 family protein, whose translation is MSTSYEQHVEYPNRKRLAWLTAGAALFVAAGFFLIFDRSSVTNDSILSGVIGILSILFFGLCFCYSLVKMIKKEPSFVINEDGFVDASSYTAGGAVVWKDVENIFMYELMGQKMIGVKLRDEKAFLDRQNGMKRKLMTVNSNMVDATISVAQSSLTMPLDQLYIMMMRHWRHVSDGMIYDSYSHR
- a CDS encoding WYL domain-containing protein, encoding MNLFEKMFNYQMMTRLNETGLFTWTSQERAWLRMMLNHPAAREALSAVTLDKMHNMLNDEQDLNLQDYLTEKAKSEENSVSHPLLRPLRLIILHHQGFRMTGRGRNGRTSHDEFGFPYKLEYSMVKKEWYVLWYAPRFDKLMSTKLHSIVAVEAQPVDPDTASRYTARIAAITEKRKTTITIEVLPEFNQELSRILYAFSCFEKQVEYTEAKQTYRIELTIPRNEMDYVLSKMRFLGKRVRIADHPMLRERMSETAAKALARYAEKEPDNHAEHSNEAQHRQHEEKPLAKADGH
- a CDS encoding aldo/keto reductase, which encodes MMHGDQTRTILLPDGTVLPAIGQGTWYMGEKQSSQEEEVRALRSGIELGMTVIDTAEMYAEGGAEVVTGKAISGLRDEVFLVSKVYPHHADRKQMITACERSLKRLGTDRLDLYLLHWRGGVPLEETVQALEQLKQSGKILRWGVSNLDTRDMQELWSLPEGSQCMVNQVLYNATSRGIEHDLLPWMRERSVPVMAYCPLAQGGRLRSELLEHPVIQEIAQDRGVTTSQIALAWVIRDGDVLAIPKAVQLNHVADNAAAVNIVLTQEERTRLDEAFPAPKGKVPLDIV
- a CDS encoding ABC transporter ATP-binding protein yields the protein MSNILELNQINKTYGNKRALSNITLDIAPGRIVGLLGSNGSGKSTLMKLVAGLLHPTSGTIQVTGKPVGLDTKSLVSFMPDRPLTEKWMRVRDAIAYYRDFYADFDEEKAREMLYFMNLVESDRVRHLSKGMNERLQLTLALSRKARLYLLDEPIGGVDPVARGKILDAIVKFYDEDSSLIISTHLVNDIERIFDEVVFIREGQLVMREEVETLRLKYGKSVDEMFKEVYAE